The following proteins are encoded in a genomic region of Natrinema sp. DC36:
- a CDS encoding TRAP transporter fused permease subunit, with translation MSETQSEPPVWSPLDFQREHLLNNLVLVVSLLFWLRILLYAVIQDAPRAKYGAVFLAGGILVYVIKELHDLDGAKRLERVGLWLCGLVGVAVPSYVWLNYEVLETTRVGYALDHEYLIGGLFALVILYLTYRAFGAAFAAVMILAVLYAHYGNLITGLLGHGGIGVEQIINVLTMEFDGFFGSITQVVAVKVALFLLYAGLMRGYGAFELIMRLSFQTAKYLRSGVAQSAVTSSLIVGSINGAQTANAAMTGSFTIPLMKESGMRSESAGGIEAVASSGGQIMPPVMGAAAFVMASLIPGIGYVDVLVAGIIPALVFYISVAVGVHYMAIKQLPDSGIDIESRIGDIPEGYHPAIEAIRFGVPFAVLLYTLGIAQWTVLTSALYTCVAMIATGAGVPLILSLVRSDVGFAETGWEALTNTVSGFKFGAVSIAPIVIIIAAVNGIVDLLNATGLPGKLSLAMVSVAGGVLLFTVILAMAVCLVLGLGMPTVAAYTIVALLIAPTLTGEFGIDPLAAHFFVLYAAILSGITPPIAIAVVVTTGIAESNFWKTALEALKLGLPLFILPFTFVYNPEIVTDGFSLATAGSGLVVLLGAIAITHGLNCAPRPFGIPSPIGYGARAVYVALGIFAMVWPTLMPRLGAVVVALVLMALQTVVPREATVDTVAQGD, from the coding sequence ATGAGCGAGACCCAGAGCGAACCGCCCGTCTGGTCGCCACTGGATTTCCAGCGCGAGCACCTGCTGAACAATCTCGTCCTGGTCGTGTCTCTCCTGTTCTGGCTGCGGATCTTGCTGTATGCGGTGATACAGGACGCCCCGCGAGCGAAGTACGGGGCCGTCTTCCTCGCCGGTGGGATACTGGTGTACGTCATCAAAGAGCTCCACGACCTCGACGGGGCCAAACGCCTCGAGCGGGTGGGACTGTGGCTCTGCGGGCTCGTCGGCGTCGCCGTCCCGAGCTACGTGTGGCTGAACTACGAGGTGCTCGAGACGACCCGCGTCGGCTACGCATTAGACCACGAGTACCTGATCGGGGGGCTGTTCGCGCTCGTGATCCTCTATCTGACCTACCGGGCGTTCGGGGCTGCCTTCGCGGCCGTGATGATTCTGGCGGTACTCTACGCCCATTACGGGAACCTCATTACCGGACTGTTGGGCCACGGTGGGATCGGAGTCGAACAGATCATCAACGTCCTGACGATGGAGTTCGACGGCTTCTTCGGCTCGATCACCCAGGTCGTCGCCGTCAAAGTCGCGCTGTTTCTCCTGTACGCGGGCCTGATGCGCGGCTACGGGGCCTTCGAACTCATCATGCGACTCTCCTTCCAGACGGCGAAGTATCTCCGTTCGGGAGTCGCCCAGTCGGCGGTGACCTCGAGTCTGATCGTCGGCTCGATCAACGGCGCGCAGACGGCCAACGCCGCGATGACCGGCTCCTTTACCATTCCGCTGATGAAAGAGAGCGGGATGCGGTCCGAATCGGCGGGCGGCATCGAGGCAGTCGCCTCGTCGGGCGGACAGATCATGCCGCCGGTCATGGGCGCGGCCGCGTTCGTGATGGCATCGCTCATTCCCGGTATCGGCTACGTCGACGTCCTCGTCGCGGGCATCATCCCGGCGCTGGTATTCTACATCTCGGTCGCCGTCGGCGTCCACTACATGGCGATCAAGCAACTGCCGGACAGCGGCATCGACATCGAAAGCCGCATCGGCGACATTCCGGAGGGGTACCATCCCGCGATCGAGGCGATCCGGTTCGGCGTTCCGTTCGCCGTGCTCCTCTACACGCTCGGTATCGCGCAGTGGACGGTCCTCACGTCCGCACTGTACACCTGCGTCGCGATGATCGCGACCGGTGCCGGCGTTCCCCTGATCCTCAGCCTCGTCCGCAGCGACGTCGGTTTCGCCGAGACCGGTTGGGAGGCCCTGACGAACACGGTCTCCGGGTTCAAGTTCGGCGCGGTCTCGATCGCTCCGATCGTCATCATCATCGCGGCCGTCAACGGCATCGTCGACCTGCTGAACGCGACCGGCCTCCCCGGCAAACTCTCGCTGGCGATGGTCAGCGTCGCCGGGGGTGTGTTACTGTTCACGGTCATCCTCGCGATGGCGGTCTGTCTCGTCCTCGGGCTCGGCATGCCCACGGTCGCGGCCTACACCATCGTCGCGCTGCTCATCGCACCGACCCTGACCGGCGAGTTCGGCATCGACCCCCTCGCAGCACACTTCTTCGTGCTCTACGCGGCCATCCTCTCGGGAATCACCCCCCCGATCGCAATCGCGGTCGTGGTGACGACCGGCATCGCGGAGTCGAACTTCTGGAAAACGGCGCTCGAGGCGCTGAAGCTCGGGCTACCGCTGTTCATCCTGCCCTTTACGTTCGTCTACAATCCCGAGATCGTGACGGACGGGTTCAGTCTCGCGACCGCGGGCTCCGGGCTGGTCGTCCTCCTCGGTGCGATCGCCATCACTCACGGACTCAACTGTGCACCCCGTCCGTTCGGCATTCCGTCGCCAATCGGCTACGGGGCGCGGGCAGTGTACGTCGCACTCGGGATCTTCGCGATGGTCTGGCCGACGCTGATGCCGCGGCTCGGTGCCGTGGTCGTCGCGCTCGTCCTCATGGCGCTCCAGACGGTCGTTCCCCGAGAAGCCACCGTCGACACCGTCGCACAGGGCGACTGA
- a CDS encoding CBS domain-containing protein, which yields MEDIFVARVMSTAVRTVAPDTLVEDAANTMLENGIGSVVVVDDENQLEGILTTTDFVRIVAERQPKDRTPVSEYMSTDVVTASAQDSIRDAADVMVEHDFHHIPVIDEDEGVIGMVTTTDLAGYVSRVQSPSPE from the coding sequence ATGGAGGATATTTTCGTCGCTCGAGTCATGTCCACGGCGGTACGAACGGTGGCTCCGGACACGCTCGTCGAGGATGCCGCCAACACGATGCTCGAGAACGGAATCGGATCGGTCGTCGTCGTCGACGACGAGAACCAACTCGAGGGGATCCTGACGACCACGGACTTCGTTCGAATCGTCGCCGAGCGGCAGCCGAAGGATCGGACGCCGGTCTCGGAGTACATGAGCACGGACGTCGTCACGGCATCGGCCCAGGACAGTATCCGCGACGCCGCGGACGTGATGGTCGAGCACGACTTCCACCACATCCCCGTCATCGACGAGGACGAAGGCGTCATCGGCATGGTCACGACGACGGACCTGGCGGGGTACGTCTCGCGCGTGCAGTCGCCCAGTCCGGAGTGA
- a CDS encoding IclR family transcriptional regulator: MSRNDAGNQDRGPGSPTIKSVETSLAIVDELQARDGGGVSELADATGKSKGTVHKHLITLLKHDYVVKEGDTYRIGLRFLDVGGYALHQIEGLQYIEPKIRELADLTGETVQFSIEQRGRSVVLDRKAGQKGVFSRARIGKRFYMHQVAGGKVILANLPDERVREIVARHGLPPATDETITTEADLFDELEAVRERGYAFNIDESTQGLHAVAVPLTSPEGGVLGAFAVAGPSHRMRGERFEDEIPDMTRSIVNELELNLAHS; encoded by the coding sequence ATGTCCCGAAACGACGCCGGGAATCAGGACCGCGGACCGGGCTCCCCGACCATCAAGAGCGTCGAAACCTCGCTCGCGATCGTCGACGAGTTGCAGGCTCGAGACGGGGGCGGGGTTTCGGAGTTGGCCGACGCGACGGGGAAATCGAAGGGGACGGTCCACAAACACCTGATCACCCTTCTCAAACACGATTACGTCGTCAAGGAGGGCGACACCTATCGGATCGGCCTGCGATTCCTTGACGTTGGCGGGTACGCTCTCCATCAGATCGAGGGGCTGCAGTACATCGAGCCGAAGATCCGGGAGCTGGCCGATCTCACGGGGGAAACGGTTCAGTTCTCGATCGAGCAGCGCGGCCGATCCGTCGTCCTCGACCGAAAGGCCGGGCAGAAAGGCGTCTTCAGCCGCGCTCGGATCGGCAAGCGGTTCTATATGCATCAGGTCGCCGGGGGCAAGGTAATTCTGGCGAACCTACCCGACGAGCGCGTCCGCGAGATCGTCGCCCGCCACGGGCTGCCGCCCGCGACCGACGAGACGATCACGACCGAAGCCGACCTGTTCGACGAACTCGAGGCGGTCCGCGAACGTGGATACGCGTTCAACATCGACGAGAGCACGCAGGGATTACACGCCGTCGCCGTCCCGCTGACGAGTCCCGAGGGCGGGGTCCTCGGTGCGTTCGCCGTCGCCGGCCCGAGCCACCGGATGCGCGGCGAGCGGTTCGAAGACGAGATTCCGGATATGACTCGCAGTATCGTGAACGAGCTCGAGCTGAACCTCGCCCACTCTTGA
- a CDS encoding DUF2182 domain-containing protein, producing MGTHDSFRDRITHRRIPIVVLITYAIALLAWAAVIGRWLPMPGGQMGMQMHMSDPGAPEAMALSNGVTGISLYLLMWGVMMVAMMYPSSVPLFRLYAETLEGTTAAGKATRVGAFIGTYALVWTLTGVVPLVVNALVPIVTLANAHGGLLVGGSLLLLSGYQLSPYKYRCLRYCRSPLGFLLGHYRPGVRGAVRMSWQFSVFCVGCCWALFAFMVIVGSMNIVWMALIAVVLSLERTVAWGERLARGVGTLAGISGSVVIVVSLI from the coding sequence ATGGGGACTCATGACTCATTCCGGGATCGAATCACCCACCGGCGCATCCCGATTGTCGTGCTCATTACCTACGCAATCGCGCTGCTCGCGTGGGCAGCAGTCATTGGTCGCTGGCTCCCGATGCCTGGCGGACAGATGGGTATGCAAATGCACATGTCCGACCCGGGAGCACCGGAGGCGATGGCGCTCTCGAACGGGGTGACTGGTATCAGCCTGTACCTGCTCATGTGGGGGGTGATGATGGTCGCCATGATGTACCCGTCGTCGGTCCCGCTCTTTCGGCTATACGCCGAGACGCTTGAGGGGACGACGGCCGCAGGCAAAGCAACGCGAGTCGGGGCGTTTATCGGGACGTACGCACTCGTTTGGACGTTAACAGGAGTTGTCCCGCTTGTTGTCAATGCGCTGGTGCCGATCGTCACTCTTGCGAACGCCCACGGCGGGCTCTTGGTGGGTGGGTCGTTGCTACTCTTATCGGGGTACCAGCTCTCACCCTACAAATACCGATGTCTGCGGTATTGTCGGTCACCGCTCGGTTTCCTTCTGGGCCACTACCGGCCGGGTGTGCGTGGTGCCGTCCGGATGAGCTGGCAGTTCAGCGTCTTCTGTGTCGGGTGTTGTTGGGCGCTGTTCGCATTTATGGTGATCGTGGGTTCGATGAATATCGTCTGGATGGCACTCATCGCGGTTGTGCTCTCGCTCGAACGGACGGTTGCGTGGGGTGAGCGACTGGCACGTGGGGTCGGTACTCTTGCTGGTATTAGCGGCAGTGTCGTTATCGTGGTCTCACTGATCTAG
- the uvrA gene encoding excinuclease ABC subunit UvrA: protein MSKDTIEVRGAEEHNLKDIDVSIPREAFTVVTGLSGSGKSSLAFQTVYAEGQRRYIESLSAYARNFLGQMDKPQVETVEGLSPAISIDQKNAANNPRSTVGTVTELHDYLRLLYARVGTPHCPDCGREVGEQSAQNMVERILELPEGTRVKLAAPVVRDQKGAFEDLFEELVSEGYARVEIDGEEYDLTTDDPDLDENFDHTVDVIVDRVKVSAEGRPRIIDSVETALDEAEGVLKVILPDASAEVAADLGEEARRTGALGEETEENDRFVVEFSKDLACTHCGIDIPEIETRSFSFNSPHGACPECEGLGETKEIDEDLVLQDESKPLKHVFEPWSYNRSYYQTRLDAVAEHFGLSLSTPFEDLETDIQQAFLYGTDDEVLFKRRTKNGTRRKKKRFEGVIPNLERRYLETDSDSTREHIEDYMSATACPACDGTRLKPASRAVLVDDSSITEINAMSIGDAREHFESMEADLTEREKVIAEEILKEIRARLGFMCEVGLDYITLDREASTLSGGESQRIRLATQIGSGLVGVLYVLDEPSIGLHQRDNDRLLDTLEELRDLGNTLLVVEHDEETMRRADAVIDMGPGPGKRGGEVVANGSVDEVKATEGSITGDYLSGRKQIPVPDERRDPDGALTIRGARQHNLKDLDVDIPIGCFTAITGVSGSGKSTLMHDVFYKGLARQMNDNTSVIPGDHDALEGLEEIETVRLIDQSPIGRTPRSNPATYTGVFDYVRELFASTSLSKQRGYEKGRFSFNVKGGRCEECGGQGTVKIEMNFLSDVYVPCEECDGARYNDATLDVTYKGKTIADVLEMEVEEAADFFESNSQIRRRLELLQDVGLGYMTLGQPSTTLSGGEAQRVKLAEELGKKDSGETLYLLDEPTTGLHSADERKLIDVLHRLTDNGNTVAVIEHELDLVKNADHVIDLGPEGGENGGEIVATGTPEDVARLEDSHTGRYLRDLLPKVDLDGPRGERVEPVSAPMDDD, encoded by the coding sequence ATGAGCAAGGACACCATCGAAGTACGCGGTGCGGAGGAGCACAACCTCAAGGACATCGATGTCTCGATCCCGCGCGAGGCCTTTACCGTCGTCACCGGTCTCTCGGGCTCGGGCAAGTCCTCGCTCGCGTTCCAGACGGTCTACGCCGAAGGGCAGCGCCGATACATCGAGAGCCTCTCGGCCTACGCTCGAAATTTCCTCGGCCAGATGGACAAGCCCCAGGTCGAGACTGTCGAGGGCCTCTCGCCGGCCATCTCGATCGATCAGAAGAACGCCGCGAACAACCCCCGTTCCACGGTGGGAACGGTCACGGAACTCCACGACTACCTGCGACTGCTCTACGCCCGCGTCGGCACGCCCCACTGTCCCGACTGCGGTCGCGAAGTCGGCGAGCAGTCGGCCCAGAACATGGTCGAGCGCATCCTCGAGCTCCCCGAGGGAACCAGGGTCAAACTCGCGGCGCCGGTGGTTCGCGACCAGAAGGGAGCCTTCGAGGACCTCTTCGAGGAACTCGTCTCGGAGGGGTACGCCCGCGTCGAGATCGACGGCGAGGAGTACGACCTCACGACGGACGACCCCGACCTCGACGAGAACTTCGATCACACCGTCGACGTGATCGTCGACCGCGTGAAGGTCAGCGCCGAGGGCCGGCCGCGGATCATCGACAGCGTCGAGACGGCGCTCGATGAGGCCGAGGGCGTCCTGAAGGTGATCCTGCCGGACGCGTCCGCGGAAGTCGCCGCGGATCTCGGCGAAGAGGCCCGCCGGACCGGCGCGCTCGGCGAGGAAACCGAGGAGAACGACCGCTTCGTCGTCGAGTTCTCGAAAGATCTCGCCTGCACGCACTGCGGGATCGACATTCCCGAGATCGAGACCCGTTCGTTCTCCTTCAACTCGCCCCACGGTGCCTGTCCCGAGTGCGAGGGCTTAGGCGAGACCAAGGAGATCGACGAGGACCTCGTCCTGCAGGACGAGTCCAAGCCGCTCAAGCACGTTTTCGAGCCCTGGAGCTACAACCGGTCGTACTACCAGACCCGCCTCGACGCCGTCGCGGAGCACTTCGGCCTCTCGCTGTCGACGCCGTTCGAGGACCTCGAGACGGATATCCAGCAGGCGTTCCTCTACGGTACCGACGACGAGGTGCTGTTCAAGCGTCGTACCAAGAACGGCACCCGCCGGAAGAAAAAGCGCTTCGAGGGCGTCATCCCCAACCTCGAGCGGCGCTACCTCGAGACCGACTCCGACTCGACGCGGGAGCACATCGAGGACTACATGTCGGCAACGGCGTGTCCGGCCTGTGACGGCACTCGGCTGAAGCCCGCGAGTCGCGCCGTGCTGGTCGACGACAGTTCGATCACCGAGATCAACGCGATGAGCATCGGCGACGCCCGCGAGCACTTCGAGTCGATGGAAGCCGACCTCACCGAGCGCGAGAAGGTGATCGCCGAGGAGATCCTCAAAGAGATCCGGGCGCGGCTCGGATTCATGTGCGAGGTCGGCCTCGACTACATCACGCTCGACCGCGAGGCCTCGACGCTTTCCGGCGGTGAGAGCCAGCGCATCCGGCTGGCCACGCAGATCGGCTCCGGTCTCGTCGGGGTCCTCTACGTGCTCGACGAGCCCTCGATCGGGCTCCACCAGCGGGACAACGACCGGCTGCTGGACACCCTAGAAGAACTGCGCGACCTCGGCAACACCCTGCTCGTGGTCGAACACGACGAGGAGACGATGCGGCGGGCGGACGCCGTCATCGATATGGGTCCCGGCCCCGGCAAGCGCGGCGGCGAGGTCGTCGCCAACGGGTCCGTCGACGAAGTCAAAGCGACCGAGGGATCGATCACCGGCGACTACCTCTCCGGTCGCAAGCAGATCCCGGTCCCGGACGAGCGCCGGGATCCCGACGGTGCGCTGACGATCCGCGGCGCGCGCCAGCACAACCTCAAGGATCTCGACGTGGACATCCCGATCGGGTGCTTTACCGCCATTACGGGCGTTTCGGGCTCCGGAAAGTCCACCCTGATGCACGACGTGTTCTACAAGGGGCTCGCTCGCCAGATGAACGACAACACGAGCGTGATTCCCGGCGACCACGACGCCCTCGAGGGGCTCGAGGAGATCGAAACCGTGCGCCTGATCGATCAGTCACCGATCGGCCGCACGCCCCGTTCCAATCCCGCGACGTACACCGGCGTCTTCGACTACGTCCGGGAGCTGTTCGCCTCGACGTCGCTCTCGAAACAGCGGGGCTACGAGAAGGGGCGCTTCTCCTTCAACGTCAAGGGCGGCCGCTGCGAGGAGTGTGGCGGGCAAGGAACGGTGAAAATCGAGATGAACTTCCTGAGTGACGTCTACGTCCCCTGCGAGGAGTGTGACGGCGCGCGCTACAACGACGCCACGCTCGACGTCACCTACAAGGGGAAGACCATCGCCGACGTCCTCGAGATGGAAGTCGAGGAGGCCGCCGACTTCTTCGAGTCCAACTCCCAGATCCGCCGGCGACTCGAACTGCTGCAGGACGTCGGCCTCGGCTACATGACGCTCGGTCAGCCGTCCACCACCCTCTCGGGCGGCGAGGCCCAGCGGGTCAAGCTCGCCGAAGAGTTAGGGAAGAAGGACTCGGGCGAAACCCTGTACCTGCTGGACGAGCCGACGACCGGCCTCCACTCGGCGGACGAGCGCAAACTCATCGACGTGCTCCACCGGCTGACCGACAACGGCAACACCGTCGCCGTCATCGAGCACGAACTCGACCTCGTCAAAAACGCCGATCACGTCATCGACCTCGGCCCCGAGGGCGGTGAGAACGGCGGCGAAATCGTCGCGACCGGGACGCCGGAGGACGTGGCTCGCCTCGAGGACTCCCACACCGGTCGCTACCTGCGGGACCTGCTGCCGAAAGTGGACCTCGACGGTCCGCGCGGCGAGCGCGTCGAACCCGTGAGCGCGCCGATGGACGACGACTGA
- a CDS encoding amino acid permease: MRTELENPVKNIPRVLAIGMSFVAVLSVGIVVALVGGASWRAAVGEDGEAVDGALAAVAGEFGTLPDAALAFIAVAALIAAATTINTLYTSYSRTVMRASRDKLLPGFFAGIHDRFDTPHRAVIFMGVPPLIAAPFVDVFDELTGAAFLDWLVVLIVTGIFLSFMIGGVALWNLPSVFPQRYADSIYKLPLPVLKAVAVGNVVVSFVFMLLVAASAPSALLVMFVLLIVTSVGYRYRVRSAATNGVDLRKEMSLLHTHEEAGSTHSNADN, encoded by the coding sequence ATCCGGACGGAACTCGAGAATCCCGTCAAGAACATCCCGCGCGTGCTCGCGATCGGGATGTCGTTCGTCGCGGTGCTCTCGGTCGGCATCGTCGTCGCGCTCGTCGGCGGGGCCTCGTGGCGGGCGGCCGTTGGCGAGGACGGCGAGGCGGTCGACGGCGCGCTCGCGGCCGTCGCGGGTGAGTTCGGCACGCTGCCGGATGCGGCGCTCGCGTTCATCGCCGTCGCGGCGCTGATTGCGGCCGCGACGACTATCAACACGCTGTACACGTCCTACTCCCGGACGGTCATGCGTGCCTCGCGCGACAAACTCCTCCCCGGGTTCTTCGCGGGGATCCACGACCGATTCGACACCCCCCACCGAGCGGTGATCTTTATGGGCGTTCCGCCCCTGATCGCGGCGCCGTTCGTCGACGTTTTCGACGAGCTGACCGGGGCCGCGTTCCTCGACTGGCTGGTCGTCCTCATCGTCACCGGCATCTTCCTTTCCTTTATGATCGGCGGCGTCGCGCTGTGGAACCTCCCATCGGTGTTCCCACAGCGCTACGCGGACTCGATCTACAAGCTCCCGTTGCCGGTGCTCAAGGCGGTCGCGGTGGGGAACGTCGTCGTTTCCTTCGTGTTCATGCTGCTCGTCGCGGCGAGTGCGCCATCGGCACTGCTCGTCATGTTCGTCCTCCTGATCGTCACCTCGGTCGGGTACCGCTATCGGGTCCGATCGGCGGCCACGAACGGGGTCGATCTCCGCAAGGAGATGTCGCTGCTACACACCCACGAAGAAGCCGGGAGCACTCACAGTAACGCCGACAACTAG
- a CDS encoding CoA-transferase, translating to MAQVTTMASAIEDAVDDGDSLYLAGFTHLIPFAAGHEIIRGGYSDLELIRATPDLVYDQLIAAGCVSKVVFSWAGNPGVGSLRAFRRAVEDGVPNPIKLEEYTHYGMVAALHAGAANLPFMPVRTFAGSDLVEHNDAIRSVESPYGDDEIPVVPPINPDVAIVSAQRSDEDGNAHLWGIPGEQKEAALAADTVVCCVEELCSTETIRSDPNRTLFTADAVDYVVREPYGAHPSYAQGYYQRDNDAYIEWEEISKRHEDIQDWLDEWVYGVENRREYLEKLGAKRLLDLGVDSQYATAIDMGDY from the coding sequence ATGGCACAAGTGACGACGATGGCGTCAGCGATCGAGGACGCCGTTGACGACGGAGACAGTCTGTATCTCGCGGGATTTACCCATCTCATTCCATTCGCGGCGGGACACGAGATCATCCGCGGCGGATACAGCGACCTCGAGCTGATTCGGGCGACGCCGGATCTGGTCTACGACCAGCTGATCGCTGCGGGCTGCGTCTCGAAGGTCGTCTTCTCGTGGGCCGGGAATCCGGGCGTCGGCAGCCTCCGGGCGTTCAGACGAGCAGTCGAGGACGGGGTCCCGAACCCGATCAAACTCGAGGAGTACACCCACTACGGGATGGTCGCGGCGCTCCACGCCGGCGCGGCGAACCTGCCGTTCATGCCCGTGCGGACGTTCGCCGGGTCGGACCTCGTCGAACACAACGACGCGATCAGGTCCGTCGAGAGCCCGTACGGTGACGACGAGATCCCGGTCGTGCCGCCGATCAATCCGGACGTCGCGATCGTGTCCGCACAGCGAAGCGACGAGGACGGAAACGCCCACCTCTGGGGGATCCCCGGCGAACAGAAGGAAGCTGCGCTCGCGGCCGATACGGTCGTCTGCTGCGTCGAAGAGCTGTGCTCGACCGAGACGATCCGGAGCGACCCCAACCGGACGCTGTTCACGGCCGACGCCGTCGACTACGTCGTCAGGGAGCCCTACGGCGCTCATCCGTCGTACGCCCAGGGATACTACCAGCGGGACAACGATGCGTACATCGAGTGGGAAGAGATCTCGAAGCGCCACGAAGACATCCAAGACTGGCTCGACGAGTGGGTCTACGGCGTCGAGAACCGACGGGAGTACCTCGAGAAGCTCGGCGCGAAGCGGCTGCTCGATCTCGGGGTCGACTCGCAGTACGCGACGGCGATCGATATGGGTGACTACTGA
- a CDS encoding CoA-transferase → MEYTDTELMVTAAAEQLEDDDSVLVGIGVPNLACNLAKRSHAPDLEMIYESGTIGSNPSSLPLSIGDPVLASGATSVESMLNGFSYYLQGGRIDVGFLGGAQVDRYGNINSTVIGDYDDPAVRLPGSGGACEIASNAHRTIIVSPLEERRFPEEVDFVTSPGYLDAETDREELGLRGGPETVITDKALMGFDDDGELIVESLHPGVTADEVRALVGWDIQFADDLERTRTPTDDEIRLIREELDPDGVYLDD, encoded by the coding sequence ATGGAGTACACGGACACGGAGCTCATGGTGACCGCGGCGGCGGAACAGCTCGAAGACGACGACTCGGTACTGGTCGGGATTGGCGTGCCGAATCTGGCCTGTAACCTCGCCAAGCGAAGTCACGCGCCGGACCTCGAGATGATCTACGAGTCGGGGACGATCGGGTCGAACCCGAGTTCGCTCCCGCTGTCGATCGGCGATCCGGTGCTGGCGTCGGGGGCGACGAGCGTCGAATCGATGCTGAACGGCTTTTCGTACTACCTGCAGGGCGGCCGGATCGACGTCGGCTTCCTCGGCGGTGCGCAGGTCGACCGCTACGGCAACATCAACTCCACCGTGATCGGCGACTACGACGATCCCGCGGTGCGGCTGCCCGGCAGCGGCGGGGCCTGCGAGATCGCCAGCAACGCCCACCGGACGATTATCGTCTCGCCGCTCGAGGAACGGCGGTTCCCCGAGGAAGTCGACTTCGTCACGAGCCCGGGCTATCTCGACGCCGAGACGGATCGCGAGGAGCTGGGGCTGCGCGGCGGGCCCGAGACCGTCATCACCGACAAGGCGCTCATGGGGTTCGATGACGACGGCGAGCTGATCGTCGAGAGCCTCCACCCGGGCGTGACGGCCGACGAGGTGCGGGCGTTGGTCGGCTGGGACATCCAGTTCGCCGACGACCTCGAGCGGACGCGGACACCGACCGACGACGAGATCCGACTCATTCGTGAGGAGCTCGACCCCGACGGCGTCTACCTCGACGACTGA
- a CDS encoding DUF1326 domain-containing protein: MAQEWTIEGDYVEACNCDVACQCVWMESPDDDVCTVSLAWHIEEGSYGDVDLSGVDVGMLISTDEGVMFAPETEWDIVLLIDETANDDQREALEDIYSGRAGGIWAPVADTHVRSADVTTVPISFSRDGADFSVEIGDAIEMDASGAVGFNEEVGTISPHPLTKSTEVQTGKSTTATVSYDDQFTWDVSGNNAYLGDFELANS; the protein is encoded by the coding sequence ATGGCACAAGAATGGACCATCGAGGGAGACTACGTTGAAGCCTGCAACTGCGATGTTGCATGCCAGTGCGTATGGATGGAATCACCGGACGATGACGTCTGTACCGTCTCACTGGCGTGGCATATCGAGGAGGGAAGCTACGGCGATGTCGACCTAAGTGGGGTAGATGTCGGCATGCTCATTTCGACCGATGAGGGGGTCATGTTCGCTCCCGAGACGGAGTGGGACATCGTGTTACTCATCGACGAGACAGCCAACGACGATCAGCGTGAGGCACTCGAGGACATCTACTCCGGGCGCGCCGGTGGCATCTGGGCGCCCGTCGCTGACACACACGTCCGATCCGCCGACGTGACAACCGTTCCGATCAGCTTCTCGCGGGACGGGGCGGACTTCTCCGTTGAGATCGGGGATGCCATCGAAATGGACGCGAGCGGTGCGGTCGGGTTCAACGAGGAAGTCGGTACGATCTCACCCCACCCACTGACGAAGAGTACGGAGGTACAGACCGGGAAGTCAACCACGGCCACGGTCTCCTACGATGACCAGTTCACGTGGGACGTCTCCGGAAACAACGCCTACCTCGGCGACTTCGAATTGGCGAACTCCTGA